In Lineus longissimus chromosome 5, tnLinLong1.2, whole genome shotgun sequence, the genomic stretch CTGCTCTTGCTCTTGGACTTACAAATAGACTATGTCACATCTAATGTTCTTGGTGTTTTGCAGTCTTTTGATTTCCAGTCTGAACCTGAATTGGCAAAAGCTGTCATGGAATCAATCGCAAAGTGTTCTGATTATGTTGACGACAGTGAGGGCAAAAGCTCCCTCATCTATTTGTTAGGTGAATATGGTGAGTTCCTAGAGGACAGCCCGTACATTCTCGAGGAGTTTGTGGACACAATTAGTGAGGAGACGAGTCATAATGTGAAGTACTATCTCCTCAGCTCCCTCATGAAGCTTTTCTTTAAACGTCCTGCGGAATGCCAGGATATTCTTGGTAGGGTTTTAGAGCATTGTGCTAGTGATGATAACCTTGATGTTAGTGATAGAGCCAAGTTGTACTATTCTATGCTACAACATGACGTTAAAGAAGCACAGCGGGTTGTAATGGGGGaggtttaaacatgttaaagggagACGGGGTAGGGGCCATGTGGGCCAGAAATGCCCCCCTTATGAAATATTTCTGTTTTAGCTTCATGATACATTTGCTGCAGTCCTTtgacaaagacaaagaaattCAGTTATTTATAGATGTCATTATGTAGTTGGTGAAATGTGCCAAACATTGTGCTATATTCCAttgttgtaaaataaatattgtCTGTTCATCCAAATGATTCCAGAGTTTATTTTTGAGCCATGAATTTCAATGTCTATTTGGTTTGAAAAAGCGTCCCACCATGGCCTGCATGGAAGGTCTTGATGCCAGTCAACTCACTCTATGTCTCCAGGGAGTTGATCCAATTGTATGGCATGAATTTCTTGGAACTTGAAGTGAAGTTCCTTAGATTCTTGTTTCTTTCCTATTGTCTGTTGCACtgtgaatacatgtaggcctctgATTCAAGCCCACAGTAATGAGACAAGGTTGTATGTTACCTCATGATTACATGGAAAAGGGACTAGTGACACAATGTTGAGCCTAAGTCCCTTTGTCATCTCCCTTAATGGTCCCACAACAGACAGCACAACAAGGTATGGCCCATCCCAGTCAGACATGCTTCTTTTGAGGAGGCAACACTTGATCAGCAGTGAGCCTACGATAcacatggggtgatatgaataaagactagcaaatgcttttatctaaaactccatgtacatttacactaggcctttctgtacaaaattgaagtaaaagcatttgctagtctttattcatatcacccatggtaaGAGAATGGAACATCAAGTCGCTGACGTGTGTTTCTACAAAGACAGCTAGGTGAGCCCAAGTAGCTGGAGATGATGGGTTTCCCATGAAAGgcccatctacatgtatgacatagTTCTGCTTACAGATCATTGTTGTCATGTGTTTTCTTGGCTGGATTTTGTCAGTATGATATTTGTCTCTGGGCAGGCATATGCCAGGACCAGATGTGACTGACATGAACAAGACTTGGACCAGTCTTTGATGGGTGATGCAAGGCCTTTCTTGTCTAGACAATCTATTGCTCATGGTGTGTGGTCTTCTGTGAAGAATATATGAATATTCCGCAGGCCTGTGTCATAACTGGTCAGATTGAGACACTGTCTCCCATTTTGGATTGGTACTTTCGTCCTTGACCGCTTTCAAAATGATGGAacctttttatacatgtacttatgagGTCTGTATGATGCTCTATCAGGTCTCAAGGTTTTGACCTAAGTCTGCAGCATGGTCGAATGATGGTCAtgttattgtctttaaacatgtTTTGTCTGGTTGCAAAAGTTGTTCATTGCGTTTTTCAACTTACTGAGATTATTTTGGGTCCCATTTGTACGTGATGATTTCAGATGCAAGAGCTGCGAAAAAGCCTTTCTCAGAAATCAATACAGAACAACAACGACTAAGTTTTCAAACAACATTTTAATTAACAAAATATAACAAAACATGAATACATTCAAGGTCACATAGACTGCTGTGTAAAACGTGCGCCTGAGaattctacatgtacaacagCTGTAGACAGAATCATTTGTAAGAAATAGTGATTGTATACAATGGGCCACACATTTTGATCCTCCCCTTGTGGTGCTTCTGTACGGTGTTATGGTACAGTATAAGCATGATGACCCTTAGAAAGAAGACTGATAATCCATGTCAATATCATACAAATACAATACAGCCACcaacaaaaatcatgaaatctgtattttgttcataaattttctcaaattgcaaaaataaaagagGCACCACCAGTGCTTCACATATCACAATCCACGTTTCAGCTGATATCAGAAATCCTCACCCTCTTCCGTCGCTTCTTGGGAGGCGGTATCACCTCAGCATCTACCACAGCCACAGGCCCCTTACACGTTTTCTTATGTCGCACGAGATGGTATTTGGTAACAAACGCCTTGGTGCATTGTTCACAGGCATAATCCCGTTGCCCGGTATGACTTTTCAGATGTCTCTTGTAACTATTCGCAGAAAAGAATGCCTTGTTGCACTGAATACAAGTAAAGAGTCTTTCCCTTGTGTGCCTGTATTCATGGGCTTTGAGATCTGACCGTCGACCAAATTGAGCTTCGCAATACGAACAAGAATAGTTCTTCTCCTTCGTGTGGCAGATCATATGCGACTGCAGATGAGACTTCTGGGTGAATGCACGATTGCACTCTGGGACTGGGCAAGCGTGCTTTTTCTCTCCTGAAACAAGATGTGAATCAATTATGAAACGCTTGAAAaactctatacatttgcatacATGCAGTGCCACCATATCGGATGACAAATCGGATGCCATGGATGGCGTGATGTCAGTGAGTGCCTGTAGGAGTTTCAGTGAGTCCAACATGAGTGGTAGGTGCCCGACTCTACCCGCACATCTCTGTTGCTTGAACTACTGCAGTTATCATGGCACATCCTGTATACAGAACTGTAAACTGTCTTACCTGTATGTAGTAAGATGTGCACCCTGAGGTTACTGACATCTGTAAACTGTTTATCACAGTATTGGCATTTGTGAGGCTTCACTCCCATGTGGCTCAGCAGATGGATCTGCAGTTTCCCCGACGTCTGGAAGGCTTTTTCACACCACTGACATTTCCACTTGCGGGCAGACATGTCTGGGTGGCTGTATTTCTGATGTTGTCTCATATCTGCCATGCTCGGGAATTGTTTGCGACAGATTTTACACTTGGACATATCGTCTACATTAGGAGTGACATCTGGAAAAAGTGATATTTGACTTTGTGAGtgatgtttttgaagattgTGAGACTTTTGAAAGAAGGCTATCTGGTGGTACCACAATTTTGAACAGAAGTGGGACATGACatcaccatgtacatgtatgggtaACATGTAATGCACAAGTCAATATCTTGTAGCAATATTTTGTCCACCAAATTTGCCAATTTGAGCAAAGGTGCATATAGCACATGCAAACCTGTTTTCGGCATCCAAAATTATAGGTAACATTGAAAGGTGAAAATCAACACAAACACTATTCAAACCAAGAAGAAATCAACTTACCGATCAACCCAGCATAATCCCGTGCATACCACAACAAAAGCTCTGACCCTGCCTCAATCGCTTTAGATGTCACAAAAAATATCTGTTGGTTCTGTTGATAAGCGACGAGATTCTGCTCCGTACTATTGCGAGCTTGCTGAACGAATGGCATCCAGTTTGACACAGCCTCATCATAGCCATTCATGATTTTGGTACATCGGTCTTCGACAAagatctgaaatttggatatctTAAGTCAGAAGGCCCAGTTTAGGTACATCATTTTCATAGAGACGTCTCATTTTCAGTTCAGTTTCTTATCAATCCTTGCTACTGGCCTACAGCTTGTCTTAGAAATACAATTTTTAAAGACAGAACAACCAGGTTCTCTCAAATATTGTTAAAAAAAGAATACTTGAACTTGTGGACCCAAGTAAAGTGCTATACCTACCCTCCAAAGAGATAAGTCTGTCTTGTCTTCTTCACCTGTAGCATCTACGCATGCTCCCTCCATGGGGCCGAACCTGATCCTTGCTTTGAGAACCTCCCTCGCAAATACACCTATGGGAGAACAGAGCTATGGTGAGGCAACAATGTGGCAATCCACTGTCAAGTTGAGCCATTTCAAACACACTCTGGCAAAAGTATCTATAAAGCATACCAACTTCACTCAGATTACAACTCAATACTTGCTTTTGAAATTTGGCAAGATCAAAGGAATGAATGCCATTTTTTGCACAGCCGTACCTTGTGAAAAacatgtaatgtgtaatttcaAAGTGCCTGATGACACATACCAGTAAGCACGAATGATAACGTAAATCAAAGAGTCGAGCCTACCTGTGGTGCAATCATTTACTAAAGATGGTTTCAGATTAAGTTGATGGGGAACACTCATCCTTGCTTTACTTAATATCGGTGAGTCGTTAATGATTTGGTAGTCTTTACCATGGCGTGGGCAGGCATCGATATACTTCACATTGCAGTCAACACAATCTGAAATAGTCAACAAGTAACATGATCTAAGTGATGTAAGCACACTTTCCTCATTTCTTCATGAAATGTCTGTAGAACCAAACAAGtgttgggtgagacaaccaataccttccGTTTGGTATCAGTTCTTTCTCAAACACATACTATACTTACATATTCCTTCTATCTTGACTTCTTTTTTGACTGTGGAGATAATGTCAGCTGTGCCGTTGGTTTCACTAGATTTAAGGATCATCTCAAGCACTGAAAACAAAATCAAGTGTATCCTTAGCTTTCAGGAAACACATTGAAATCATGGAAACGTGGCCTTACATGTCTTAGGTTCTGACAGTTTAATTTGTGTtactacatgttcatgtatgttACTTCTGCAGCTCATTACTCTGCAACCTGCAACCCTAGTCGAACCTGACCAATTACTTGACTACACTACTGGCTCAGTGTTTACTGGAAAATGTCCTTACTAGATAGAGACGGGAGACCATTTGGGGCATCATGACTCGACTGATCGTGACTAAggttttctttatcctgtccaTCCACTTCTTCACTTATGACGATGTCCTGGACAACAGCACCCTCTGGCAGAATATCTTGAAGAGATACCCCACATTCTGAGCTGGTACTTGGAACAACTACCGCACTGACAGCTGTCCCATGAACTGAACTGGTACTAGTAACTGCTGCAGAATTACAAGTCGTGTGTGTCTGGGTGGTACTAGCAGCTGTTGACGACGGCAGAACCAATACAGGGGGCGCTGACTGCAAAGCTGGGGCTGGTGGCTGTAACTGTAGGCCCATACTTGACAGGACATGGTAGATGGTGTTGCCAGTATTATCCAAAACAGGCCCAGTAACAGCTTCATTGTGATTGTTGGTGACATTTCCATATTGTTGTAGAGCCTGTTCAAGTAATGATCTTGCAGTGAGAACTGAAACATCAGCTGCCTGAATGACTGTCTGTCCTGGCTGCTGGATGCCCACTTGTCCCGGCTGTTGAACTCCTATTTGCTCTGTCGGCTGGATGCCGACTTGACTAGGCTGTTGGATGCCTACTTGACACTGCTGCTGGATGCAGACTTGCCCCGTTTGTTGGAGTGCTTGGCTAGGCTGTTGGAGTAGTGTATGTCCCCGCTGCTGGAGGGTGGTTTGACCCTGCTGTTGAAGGACACTTTGTCCCTGTTGTTGAATGCCCACTTGGCCTAGCTGTTGGATGACTGACTGCCCTGGTTGTTGAATGCCCACTCTGCCTAGCTGCTGGAGGACTGTTTGACCTGGTTGTTGGATGCCAACTTGGCCAAGCTGTTGAATGACCGCTTGCCCTGATGGTTGAAGGATTTGTCCCAACTGCTGGATGAACGTTTGTCCCTGTTGCTGGATCTGAACAGATGGCTGTTGTGTCTGCTCAGTGTTTGGCTGTTGTTTTTGCACTAGCAGCTGCTGAATATCTTTGGTCTGAATTATGCGGGAGACAGGGATACCCAGAGCTGGAAAGACAATTTAAAAAACTCCATGAAGAATACTGATATTACGAGAAAAGAATAATTTGCCAATATCCAAAAGGTTATCATGTCGGTAATGCTCTTCCAGGAATTGGGTGttttaatatttaaaaaattagAATTACGTTTTAGAgggatttcattttgaaatgtgcTGGGAGTATCAACAAACCTGCGAGCTGCTGCTGAAGTTGTTGACTATCTGTCATACCCTGAGTTTGATTCGTCGTTGCTATAGTGATATTGCCAGCGTTGGTGATGGCCTGAGTTTGCACTACCCCTGgaacaaaaaaaaatcaaaaatgtcaaaaatgaccaaaatataTCAATGCAATGAAATTGAAGCAATTTGTcataatagcatcccgcgaagttactatttatagctcacaaggtcatttgcataagatattgatgacgttttagtcacgtgacagtcggacatcgacacttactTCTACGCATtcgagcttatttcaaagtcaattatctttgaccctgcattgtttttagtatgaatgataccatagagtcagagagagaaatattcagaacaattatgtagtatttccaacactcggacatgtgccagattgaatctaactgccctagttagaaagcctgaatccattacgaaaccgcgtttgtccgacattgcctgtaattcagcgatggggaaatagagggcagcagctgcagtgacatcatcttcgcggaatgctattgaggtATAGGGAGATGATGATCACATCTCATGAACTGCCGATGTCAAAAACTGGTTGAACAGGAGTAACCTACCTTGCTTTTGATCCGAGACCGGGAGCAGATTGACAAACTGTGGAAGATTTCCGAGTTGACTTAGATTGATGGTTGGTAACTGAGACAAAGATGCCACTGTCATACCTGAAACAGTCAAAACGTAAGTGTTTACAGTTTGCATATCTCCACATTGTAGTTGCCATCAACAGATTTATAAATGATAAATGTATCATCATTGATGTACTGTACCGGTATGTGgccactatagattcatgcacttgattgggaacaacgtttacgaaaacgtcgcgtctcgtcacgttacagtaatgtaaaatgcatggtgacgtgacgacgaccaacactacgtcatgtaaacgttgttcccaatcaagtgcatgaatctatagtactGTCATACTCATAATGACCGTCAAGATAGGCCATTGTTGGCGACCTGCCTTCTTTGAGTGACCACACGAACTTGAACTTCTACACTTGCCTTGTGGTAGAGTTGGCAGCGCAGTTCCTGCAGTCGACACTGGCGGTACAGACGTGCATGCTGGCTGCTGCCGACTGACTGATATGAGATTATTGACGGCTTGATGTAGCTGGTCAACATTGATGGTAGCTAGCGTCGCATCATCCATCATTGCACCTTACCTATcaattaaagaaaaaaacacaagatTAGACAAAACAAGGCCGGAATATTGCTAAAATGCAGGGCATCTGACAAGGGAAGGAAAAAGACGtccaaaataacatttttaggGGGCCATTTTTTTGAACACCCTGTGTAGTgtgtattttgtttcttttttgggCAGGGCATATTCTACTATTGTAGTTCATTGAGCCTTTTCCAGACAATTCAACACTCAATCGTGATAATTTTCGGATGTAATGATTGATGGTGATAAAGAAAATCATCTTACCATGCACATCAAGCTTtttgatttcaagaaattggagaatttgattgaaaaatttaGAACATTTTGCCGCAATCAGTGCTGCCGGCAAGCGATTGAATACGAAACCAATTTACCGGAAAACCCCGAATGTTGCCGAAGATGACTTCATTTCCGAGAATACAATATGGCGAAAAATGATGTGTTTTTGTTGGAATTTCGATGCAAACTCTCTTTTCCTGGCAAACGTGCCGCCTTATAGGGATACTAGTCATTGTTGAAGCTGCATACTAGGTATGTCTGTATGTTTCTTCTACATCGATAGGATACGTTcccttttttttctcaaattgaCGTTCATCCGACAATGGGATGGTCCAACTTTTTTACTCTATCTTGACTTCAATGTACATCCACAATGCATTATTCCTGCTGCATGTCCGACATTGGTCACGTTTTGATATAATCACATAATGACAAATGTATAATTCATCTGCTACTTTCAGAACCAACTGAGGCGAACCTCGACCAAAGTCTGTACCCCATTTCTACTGAACCACCTTGACAGGTTTCTTCTGTGTGCTGTCTGGCGACTACTGAAACTGTTGCCATTGGGTTGAATCTATCACAGCAGTGCAGGATCCTGCCATCTCACTTGTTTGAGATGGCACATCGTCGTTCAGCTGGTCGAAATCAAGGCTATGATAGTAGTAGTGATACTGAGTTCTCAGAACCTGAGGATCGTCGTTCAGCTTGTATGAAAAGAACCAGGTGAGATTTAGATTTTCTAAAAGTACCTAAAATTTCCGTCGAGTTAATTTACAAAAATAGTGTGGAAATATAACCAgttattctttttttcttcttcagttccTTGGCCCCACCTAGATCCAAACCTTGTTTAGTACACAAGGATCGCTCCCTCGACTCCGATGAACTAGACACAGAAGCTATGGAAAACGAGTGCCCACCTAATTCAGTCCTGAAACAGCCAGCGAATAGTTCTATTGCTTGTAATCGAATGCGAAAGACTTTGAGTAGCAGCCCGGTGCGGAATTATGCCTGTCAGAAGATGGAGGGAGCTCGTGCCCGAGGTGGCACTGAGCGGCTGACGTTAGTTGTAGATGAGACACGATTTGTTGTAGATCCTGAAATCTTTCGTGCCCAACCGAACACGATGTTAGGAAGGTAAGATGCATATGTTGAATTGTGGATCCTAAGTAAACCTGACTTATCAGTAGCCAGTCTTGAAGCAAAGGTTTGTCCACTCCTTTAGCATTCCATTAGTGTCCTTGATTTTgttatttggtcatttgttgccaagagttattttcattcattatTGCTGTTATTATTCCTTTCAGAATGTTCACATCTTCGTTAGATAACAACTTTACTCGACCGAATGAAAGAGGAGAGTTCGAAGTTGCAGATGGAATTTCATCCACAATTTTTAGAGCAATACTTGTAAGTGTCTTTTGTGGATGGAATTTTATCCACAGTTTTTAGAGCAATACTAGTATTAGTAAGTGGTTTGCAATAGACTTTCATCCACACTGTTTAGTTGTAGTCTGCCAAaatcaaaaatgtgaaaattaagTTAGAAATCTTCACTAGATTTTGTGGTTTAAAAGATGTACCCGGTACTCAAATGAAACTTTTGTCGTATTTTCAGGAATATTACAAAGTTGGTAATGTGCGTTGTCCTCCCAGTGTTTCTGTGCAGGAGCTCCGAGAGGCTTGTGATTACTTGTTAATTCCATTCGATGCAACTACAGTCAAATGTCAGAATCTACGTAAGTATTCTCTAATTTTTTCCTAAGTTGTTTTCTGACAAGTTGCAAGGCAAAAAGGTCCTTAAACTGAAGTCCAGTAAACACCAGGCCTGTACATACATTTTGCTCTTGTTAGATTCAAGGCACCCCATATTCTGGCGGTCAAAATGGGTGGTCTTCAGGTAACTGCACGTGATGTTTGATTGGTTTCTTTCCAGGTGCTTTATTACATGAATTATCCAACGATGGTGCAAGGGAACAGTTTCAAGAGTTCCTTGACAACTACATCCTTCCTCACATGGTAGCGTGCGCCCAGCACGGTGACCGTGAGTGTCATATCGTCATCCTCTGTGAGGAGGATGTCGTCGACTGGGATGAGGAGTACCCACCACAGATGGGCGAGGAGTACTCTCAGAGTAAGTCAACAACTGGTTATAGACATTTGGAGCTCTTGGTATTTTGTTCATGCCCAATAACTAATGATGATAAGGAGCAGCACAGTGTGATAAGCCGAGTTGTATCatgtttttttacctaaaaaGTCTGATTTCCAAATCATTAACAAttatatttcttttcagttatTTATAGCACGACTATGTACCGCTTTTTCAAATACATCGAGAATCGTGATGTTGCCAAGTGTGTGTTGAAGGAAAGAGGTCTGAAGAAGATACGCTTAGGAATTGAGGGCTATCCTACGTACAAGGAAAAAGTGAAGAGAAGACCTGGTGGAAGGCCAGAAGGTAAATACTGTGTTCAAATCAATGACAAGCCTGAAGGCCTGGATACACATTGTACTCTATCAAACACTTCTACGATTAATTTGTACACGTTGAAGCATGTCATGTCACAGTTTACACCGTAATAAACCCCACATTGAATGAAGCATGTCGTGTGACAGTTTGCACCGTAATCAACCTAGCATTGAAATTAATACAAAATTCTCTTTATTTTCAGTAATCTATAACTATGTGCAGCGACCATTCATCCACATGTCCTGGGAGAAAGAGGAAAACAAGAGTCGCCATGTGGACTTCCAGTGTGTCAAGAGCAAGTCTATAACGAACCTGGCAGCCGCGGCTGATGAAGGAATCGATGGGGCCCAACAGCCCCAACCGGCAATTCTAGTCCTCGCTGCTGACCCATTGCCTGCACCACCAGCTCCTGTACCCCAAGTTGTTCTCCCACCACAGCCTTCGCCCTCGGAGCCTTACCCTGACGTGCAACTCCCTCCGGAAGCTGAGTGATCAGCGGTGCTGGTGTTGCCATGTAGATCCAGCTTCGACTTGGGTCATGAACAAGGAGGTTTGGCAGCCTCTTGATTAAGTCTGATTTGCACTCACCCACTTCGGCAGTGTGGTCTACCAAACCTGAAAAACTTTtcgaaaaaaagaagaaactttgttCAGACAGTCAATATgatcaacttttcttcaaaaattttcGTACATGCACGTTAGATTCTGTGAAAATGTGGGTAGTAAATGTTGTCTGCTCAAGTCTTGTATAAATGCATGAGTGAAGTTGACATGTGCTTCCATCATTGATGCCATAAAAAATGATAGCTGTGACTGACGTCATCGTTATATTACATTTGGGGCAGACTTTATTGCACATGTTGGTAAGAGGGTTGTAAAAAATAATCTGAGGTGTGTCGTTTCTAAAATTGATGGTTGTCTTATTTTTGATCATCAGGTGTCCGATTAATGGCAACTGAAAACTAGTACTATATTTAGTGCTAGTTCTCATCGGTCATTATtgtattgtcaatttcatacatCATTTCATGTCATCCTTATATAATGTGTACATTTCATCACTGAACATTTTCAGTATTAATGGTGAGAATTCATGGTTTATTTATTAACTGACTCAAATGGAATGTGGGaaacttcaaaataaaaaagtaaTACTGCCATTGAACATATAGAGTTAGAGCTATTGATAATTGTAATATAAGAACTCATTCCTTTCTGCAGAAACCTGTCTCTAAATT encodes the following:
- the LOC135488810 gene encoding BTB/POZ domain-containing protein 10-like, with amino-acid sequence MAHRRSAGRNQGYDSSSDTEFSEPEDRRSACMKRTSSLAPPRSKPCLVHKDRSLDSDELDTEAMENECPPNSVLKQPANSSIACNRMRKTLSSSPVRNYACQKMEGARARGGTERLTLVVDETRFVVDPEIFRAQPNTMLGRMFTSSLDNNFTRPNERGEFEVADGISSTIFRAILEYYKVGNVRCPPSVSVQELREACDYLLIPFDATTVKCQNLRALLHELSNDGAREQFQEFLDNYILPHMVACAQHGDRECHIVILCEEDVVDWDEEYPPQMGEEYSQIIYSTTMYRFFKYIENRDVAKCVLKERGLKKIRLGIEGYPTYKEKVKRRPGGRPEVIYNYVQRPFIHMSWEKEENKSRHVDFQCVKSKSITNLAAAADEGIDGAQQPQPAILVLAADPLPAPPAPVPQVVLPPQPSPSEPYPDVQLPPEAE
- the LOC135488791 gene encoding PR domain zinc finger protein 4-like produces the protein MMDDATLATINVDQLHQAVNNLISVSRQQPACTSVPPVSTAGTALPTLPQGMTVASLSQLPTINLSQLGNLPQFVNLLPVSDQKQGVVQTQAITNAGNITIATTNQTQGMTDSQQLQQQLAALGIPVSRIIQTKDIQQLLVQKQQPNTEQTQQPSVQIQQQGQTFIQQLGQILQPSGQAVIQQLGQVGIQQPGQTVLQQLGRVGIQQPGQSVIQQLGQVGIQQQGQSVLQQQGQTTLQQRGHTLLQQPSQALQQTGQVCIQQQCQVGIQQPSQVGIQPTEQIGVQQPGQVGIQQPGQTVIQAADVSVLTARSLLEQALQQYGNVTNNHNEAVTGPVLDNTGNTIYHVLSSMGLQLQPPAPALQSAPPVLVLPSSTAASTTQTHTTCNSAAVTSTSSVHGTAVSAVVVPSTSSECGVSLQDILPEGAVVQDIVISEEVDGQDKENLSHDQSSHDAPNGLPSLSMLEMILKSSETNGTADIISTVKKEVKIEGIYCVDCNVKYIDACPRHGKDYQIINDSPILSKARMSVPHQLNLKPSLVNDCTTGVFAREVLKARIRFGPMEGACVDATGEEDKTDLSLWRIFVEDRCTKIMNGYDEAVSNWMPFVQQARNSTEQNLVAYQQNQQIFFVTSKAIEAGSELLLWYARDYAGLIDVTPNVDDMSKCKICRKQFPSMADMRQHQKYSHPDMSARKWKCQWCEKAFQTSGKLQIHLLSHMGVKPHKCQYCDKQFTDVSNLRVHILLHTGEKKHACPVPECNRAFTQKSHLQSHMICHTKEKNYSCSYCEAQFGRRSDLKAHEYRHTRERLFTCIQCNKAFFSANSYKRHLKSHTGQRDYACEQCTKAFVTKYHLVRHKKTCKGPVAVVDAEVIPPPKKRRKRVRISDIS